A DNA window from Oscillatoria sp. FACHB-1406 contains the following coding sequences:
- the argB gene encoding acetylglutamate kinase: MTSESEFYKQAEATRVRVLSEALPYIQQFSGRTVVIKYGGAAMKDSTLKDKVIRDIVFLSCVGLRPVVVHGGGPEINSWLTKLNIEPQFKQGLRVTDADTMDVVEMVLVGRVNKELVSLINQAGGIAVGLCGKDGNSIEARPLDRESIGFVGEVSRVDTKVIETLVKDGYIPVISSVAADESGQAHNINADTVAGEIAAALGAEKLILLTDTPGILRDYKDMSTLIQRVDIQQARELIQDGTVSGGMIPKVQCCVRSLAQGVRAAHIIDGRIPHAILLETFTDKGIGSMIVASEFLA, translated from the coding sequence ATGACCAGCGAGAGCGAATTTTACAAACAAGCCGAAGCGACGCGCGTGCGGGTTCTCAGCGAAGCCCTTCCCTACATTCAACAATTTTCCGGTCGCACGGTTGTCATTAAATATGGGGGTGCGGCGATGAAAGACTCCACTCTCAAAGATAAGGTCATTCGCGATATTGTCTTCCTCTCCTGCGTGGGGTTGCGTCCGGTTGTCGTTCACGGTGGCGGGCCGGAAATTAATAGCTGGCTGACGAAACTGAATATCGAGCCTCAATTTAAGCAGGGCTTGCGCGTCACCGATGCCGATACGATGGATGTTGTCGAAATGGTTCTCGTCGGTCGCGTTAATAAGGAGTTGGTGTCGTTAATCAACCAAGCCGGGGGCATTGCAGTGGGTTTGTGCGGCAAGGATGGCAATTCTATTGAAGCGCGCCCGCTCGACCGGGAGAGTATCGGTTTTGTTGGGGAAGTCAGCCGCGTCGATACTAAAGTTATTGAGACGTTGGTTAAAGATGGTTATATTCCCGTCATTTCGAGCGTTGCTGCCGATGAAAGCGGGCAAGCTCATAATATTAATGCCGATACGGTAGCGGGCGAAATTGCGGCGGCGCTCGGGGCGGAGAAGCTGATTTTGCTGACGGATACTCCCGGTATTTTGCGCGATTATAAGGATATGTCCACGTTAATTCAGCGCGTTGACATTCAGCAAGCGCGAGAGTTGATTCAAGATGGTACGGTGAGCGGCGGTATGATTCCGAAAGTTCAGTGCTGCGTCAGATCTCTAGCCCAAGGGGTACGCGCTGCCCATATTATCGACGGCCGCATTCCCCACGCGATCTTATTAGAAACCTTTACCGATAAGGGAATTGGCTCGAT